From the Opisthocomus hoazin isolate bOpiHoa1 unplaced genomic scaffold, bOpiHoa1.hap1 HAP1_SCAFFOLD_115, whole genome shotgun sequence genome, one window contains:
- the RAD23A gene encoding UV excision repair protein RAD23 homolog A: MAVTVTLKTLQQQTFKIRMEPHETVRALKEKIEAEKGSDAFPVAGQKLIYAGKILSDDVPIREYRIDEKNFVVVMVTKAKSALGTTAPEAGAASASEPPAAPGPPPAADTVPPPPAAPSEETPSHDLPPVTPAEPAAGSVPPPGSAGRSADAASTLVTGSEYETMLTEIMSMGYERERVVAALRASYNNPHRAVEYLLTGIPGSPETERPPVQESRPPEQPAPEGENPLEFLREQPQFQNMRQVIQQNPALLPALLQQLGQENPQLLQQISQHQEQFIQMLNEPLGELGDLEGEMGAIGDESPQMNYIQVTPQEKEAIERLKALGFPESLVIQAYFACEKNENLAANFLLSQNFDDD; encoded by the exons atGGCGGTGACCGTGACGCTGAAGACGCTGCAGCAGCAGACCTTCAAGATCCGCATGGAGCCGCACGAGacg GTGCGGGCACTGAAGGAGAAGATTGAGGCGGAGAAGGGCAGTGATGCCTTCCCCGTGGCTGGGCAGAAGCTCATCTACGCTGGGAAGATCCTGAGCGATGATGTCCCCATCCGCGAGTACCGCATTGATGAGAAAAACTTTGTGGTCGTTATGGTGACCAAG GCCAAGTCGGCGCTGGGCACCACGGCCCCCGAGGCCGGAGCTGCCAGCGCCTCGGAGCCTCCCGCAGCACCTGGGCCCCCCCCGGCCGCGGACACCGTCCCCCCGCCACCGGCTGCCCCCAGCGAGGAGACTCCATCCCACGACCTCCCTCCGGTCACCCCAGCGGAGCCTGCAGCGGG CTCTGTTCCCCCCCCGGGTAGTGCGGGGCGCTCGGCCGACGCCGCCTCCACCCTCG TGACGGGCTCGGAGTACGAGACGATGCTGACGGAGATCATGTCGATGGGGTACGAGCGGGAGCGGGTGGTGGCCGCGCTGCGCGCCAGCTACAACAACCCCCACCGTGCCGTGGAGTACCTGCTGACG GGCATCCCCGGCAGCCCCGAGACCGAGCGCCCGCCCGTGCAGGAGAGCCGACCCCCGGAGCAGCCAGCGCCTGAAG GGGAGAACCCTCTGGAGTTCCTTcgggagcagccccagttccagaACATGCGGCAGGTGATCCAGCAGAACCCGGCCCTGCTGCccgccctgctccagcagctgggccaggagAACCCCCAGCTCCTCCAG CAAATCAGCCAGCACCAGGAGCAGTTCATCCAGATGCTGAACGAGCCACTGGGTGAGCTGGGCGACCTCGAGGGCGAGATGGGCGCCATTGGGGATGAGTCCCCCCAGATGAACTACATCCAGGTGACGCCTCAGGAAAAAGAAGCCATAGAAAGG CTGAAAGCGCTGGGCTTCCCCGAGAGCCTGGTGATCCAGGCCTACTTCGCCTGCGAGAAGAACGAGAACCTGGCGGCCAACTTCCTGCTCAGCCAGAACTTCGACGACGACTGA
- the GADD45GIP1 gene encoding LOW QUALITY PROTEIN: large ribosomal subunit protein mL64 (The sequence of the model RefSeq protein was modified relative to this genomic sequence to represent the inferred CDS: inserted 2 bases in 1 codon), producing MAAPLWRALAPGRAPVSAALAAPTRPYRAAPLRPRPAPAPADPSDLRAAARRFGRLGEAAAVPVGRLWPGPEQLRAAEEEEREWDPPLREVEAALDRREREEARRREERAQLVARSLAAMPARISAWRQERAQAREHAREEAARRQRLLAEAGLGTPTRGGTPXPRAQALLQDLERRRRREEKRRRREEREEAARAAMAAAEAAAATRPPPGTPPSS from the exons atggcggcgccccTGTGGCGGGCGctggcgccgggccgggcccccgtCTCGGCGGCCCTCGCGGCCCCGACGCGGCCCTACCGAGCGGCCCCCctgcggccccgcccggccccggcccccgcggaCCCCTCGGAcctgcgggcggcggcgcggcgcttCGGGCGGctcggggaggcggcggcggtgccggtgGGGCGGCTGTGGCCGGGCCCCGAGCAGCtgcgggcggcggaggaggaggagcgcgAGTGGGACCCGCCGCTGCGCGAGGTGGAGGCGGCGCTGGACCGGCGCGAGCGGGAGGAGGCGCGACGGCGCGAGGAGAg ggCGCAGCTGGTGGCCCGCAGCCTGGCTGCCATGCCCGCGCGGATCAGCGCCTGGCGCCAGGAGCGGGCACAGGCGCGGGAGCACGCGCGGGAGGAGGCAgcgcggcggcagcggctgctggcggaggccgggctggggacccccacccgcggcgggacccc cccccgcgcccaggCGCTGCTGCAGGACCttgagcggcggcggcggcgggaggagaagcggcggcggcgggaggagcgtGAGGAGGCCGCCCGCGCTGCCATGGCTGCTGCCgaggccgccgccgccacccggcccccccccgggacccccccctcctcctgA